A genomic segment from uncultured Vibrio sp. encodes:
- the narL gene encoding two-component system response regulator NarL, which produces MSSEEATIMLVDDHPLFRSGLRQLIALEEGLQVICEYNNGTDAIEGAVQHDPDLIILDLNMQGIDGLETVRQMREKGVTSRVVMLTVSDNEDDVLNAISSGADGYLLKDMEPEDIVSNIKQAVLGQLALSDRLTKVLLQSSSKPKKRAQESPLKTLTNRELEILSLISKGMSNKLIAHELNITDSTVKVHVKNLLKKLNVSSRLEAAVWMIDNQ; this is translated from the coding sequence GTGAGCTCAGAAGAAGCAACGATAATGTTGGTCGACGACCACCCACTATTTCGCAGTGGGTTACGACAACTGATTGCCTTAGAAGAAGGCTTGCAAGTGATTTGCGAATATAACAACGGAACGGATGCAATCGAAGGGGCGGTTCAACACGATCCGGACTTAATTATTCTTGATCTAAACATGCAAGGAATCGATGGCTTAGAAACCGTCCGCCAAATGAGAGAAAAAGGTGTCACTTCTCGTGTTGTAATGCTAACCGTATCTGACAATGAAGATGATGTGCTCAATGCCATATCAAGCGGTGCAGATGGCTACCTGTTAAAAGACATGGAGCCGGAAGATATCGTATCTAATATAAAACAAGCGGTATTGGGACAACTTGCCTTGTCTGATCGACTGACCAAAGTACTTCTTCAATCAAGCAGTAAGCCGAAAAAACGCGCTCAAGAAAGCCCACTCAAAACCCTCACCAATCGAGAACTTGAAATTCTGTCACTCATCTCTAAAGGCATGAGTAATAAACTCATCGCTCATGAACTAAACATCACAGACTCAACAGTAAAAGTCCATGTTAAAAATCTTTTAAAGAAATTGAATGTCAGCTCGCGCTTGGAAGCCGCTGTCTGGATGATCGACAATCAATAG
- a CDS encoding bifunctional protein-serine/threonine kinase/phosphatase has protein sequence MSVQEKPTQEKQHIEFSGCSLTGKRAENQDAFIVKYPTTRDELAYKGVVACIADGVSCSNQAQQASQTATTQFVTDYYATPSSWSIKRSVSELLTSLNSWLYNQGKDHLYHNGMVTTFSTIVIKSNTCHIFHVGDSRVYLYRDNNLTLLTRDHQRTNFGHQSYLTRALGMDENVDIDFQALQLEENDTLVLTTDGVHETLTHEEIKRRVSSVDACDELAQALCDAAILKGSTDNTSCIVLKVVELPRFNLIEHQAALLANNIPPALVKGQNLDHFEILKTLYEGSRSHVYLALDKQKGGNVIIKAPSLNYSDDPETLKRFANEYWIATQLDSLRVMKMFPRPRHSNFLYQVCEYIEGITLRQWMHDHPNPPLETVREILDGIVKAVRVFQRADMVHRDLKPENIMITRNQEVKIIDFGAVEVKGLSEMQTEQNAAFPLGSVNYTAPEYINTGEASTLSDLFSIGIVGYEMLTGHLPYKEHSQQTLQQARHVRWQYHTIKEYREDIPLWIDLVFKKATSELPNNRYQALGDFVADLFTPNTQLLNGVSNKPLLKRNPILFWKSFALIACSIAAIEGLLLLRLIPS, from the coding sequence ATGTCAGTTCAAGAAAAGCCAACTCAAGAAAAGCAACATATCGAATTTTCGGGGTGTTCTTTAACCGGTAAAAGAGCAGAAAACCAAGACGCCTTTATCGTCAAGTACCCAACCACTCGCGATGAACTCGCTTACAAAGGGGTTGTGGCTTGTATCGCTGATGGTGTGAGTTGCAGTAATCAGGCCCAACAAGCAAGCCAGACTGCTACCACTCAATTTGTTACAGACTACTATGCAACACCGTCAAGTTGGAGTATTAAGCGCTCGGTTAGTGAATTACTCACCAGTTTAAACAGCTGGCTTTATAATCAGGGCAAAGATCATCTTTACCATAACGGTATGGTGACAACTTTTAGCACCATTGTGATTAAATCCAATACCTGCCATATCTTTCACGTTGGTGATAGCCGTGTTTACCTCTATAGAGATAACAACCTCACCCTACTAACCCGCGATCATCAGCGCACTAATTTCGGTCACCAAAGTTACCTGACTCGAGCCCTCGGAATGGATGAAAACGTTGACATCGATTTTCAAGCATTACAGCTCGAAGAAAATGATACATTAGTTTTAACCACGGACGGCGTACATGAGACGTTAACACATGAAGAAATCAAACGTCGAGTTAGCAGCGTAGACGCTTGTGACGAACTGGCTCAAGCCCTATGTGACGCTGCGATATTGAAAGGAAGCACCGACAATACGAGCTGTATCGTATTAAAAGTTGTTGAATTACCAAGATTTAACTTGATTGAGCATCAAGCAGCCTTACTTGCCAACAACATCCCACCAGCATTAGTGAAAGGTCAGAACCTTGATCATTTTGAAATACTAAAGACCCTATATGAAGGATCACGCAGTCACGTTTATCTCGCTCTAGATAAACAAAAAGGCGGCAATGTGATTATTAAAGCACCATCACTCAATTACAGTGATGACCCTGAGACACTAAAGCGGTTTGCCAATGAATATTGGATAGCGACTCAATTAGACAGCCTGCGCGTAATGAAAATGTTTCCACGACCAAGGCATTCAAATTTTCTTTACCAGGTCTGCGAATACATTGAAGGAATTACCTTGCGTCAGTGGATGCATGATCATCCCAACCCACCGCTCGAGACTGTGCGTGAAATATTGGATGGGATCGTAAAGGCCGTACGGGTTTTCCAGCGAGCAGACATGGTTCACCGTGATCTTAAGCCCGAAAACATTATGATCACGAGAAATCAGGAAGTAAAAATCATCGACTTTGGTGCAGTTGAAGTAAAAGGCCTCAGCGAAATGCAAACCGAACAAAACGCAGCCTTCCCTCTTGGCTCCGTTAACTATACCGCTCCTGAGTACATTAATACCGGGGAAGCAAGTACTCTCTCGGATCTGTTTTCTATCGGGATTGTCGGATACGAAATGCTCACTGGGCACCTCCCATATAAAGAGCACTCTCAGCAAACATTACAGCAAGCCAGACATGTCAGATGGCAGTACCATACCATTAAAGAATATCGCGAAGATATCCCGCTTTGGATTGACCTAGTATTTAAAAAGGCAACGTCAGAACTCCCCAATAACCGTTATCAGGCACTCGGAGACTTCGTCGCAGACCTGTTCACTCCGAATACTCAACTATTAAACGGCGTAAGCAACAAACCGCTACTGAAACGTAACCCTATTTTATTTTGGAAGTCCTTTGCTTTGATCGCTTGTTCTATCGCGGCCATTGAAGGGTTACTGTTACTGCGTTTAATACCCAGTTAG
- a CDS encoding NarK family nitrate/nitrite MFS transporter produces the protein MESSKFTLLSFTGKMKILHLSWMAFFITFVVWFNFAPMLQMVKETLGLSSQEIKTLLILNVALTIPARVLIGMFTDRFGPRIVYSALLAVCSIPCFMFAFADSFIQAAIARFLLGFIGAGFVIGIRLVSEWFPHNQLGTAEGIYGGWGNFGSAAAAFTLPTLALAFGGDDGWRYATALTGVMSLLFSVVFYKNVSDTPKGATYFRPKHLSAMEVTSKGDFFFLLAMKVPMYAVLALLAWKLSPTNINMLDQWMVNAIYVGLVVLYIIDANQVWKVNKTIFKKPVEPIHQYKFKQVAVLNVLYFATFGSELAVISMLPLFFSETFELSPVVAGMVASAYAFMNLMSRPGGGLISDKFGRKLTLLILTAGLAVGYFLMGQVNESWPVWVAVAAAMACSFFVQAGEGAVFATVPLIKRRMTGQIAGMTGAYGNVGAVTYLTILSFVSYQTFFYVIAATAVVGFVALMFMEEPSGKIAEVNEDGSVTLIDVSS, from the coding sequence ATGGAAAGCTCTAAATTTACACTCCTTTCCTTTACAGGGAAAATGAAGATTCTCCACTTAAGCTGGATGGCATTTTTTATTACTTTTGTTGTCTGGTTCAACTTTGCACCAATGCTACAAATGGTCAAAGAAACACTTGGCCTATCCTCTCAGGAAATCAAAACCCTTTTAATTTTGAACGTCGCACTGACCATTCCGGCTCGCGTACTCATTGGGATGTTTACCGACCGCTTTGGACCTCGCATTGTCTATTCAGCACTGCTGGCCGTCTGCTCTATCCCATGTTTTATGTTCGCCTTTGCAGATTCTTTTATTCAGGCAGCGATAGCTCGTTTCCTACTTGGCTTTATCGGCGCAGGCTTTGTTATTGGCATTCGTCTCGTATCTGAATGGTTCCCACACAACCAACTTGGTACTGCAGAGGGTATTTACGGTGGCTGGGGTAACTTCGGTTCTGCCGCAGCAGCATTTACCCTACCAACGCTAGCATTAGCCTTCGGCGGTGACGACGGATGGCGCTATGCGACAGCTCTGACGGGTGTGATGAGCCTTCTTTTCTCGGTTGTTTTTTACAAAAACGTATCAGATACACCAAAGGGAGCTACCTACTTCCGACCAAAACATCTTTCTGCAATGGAAGTGACCTCGAAAGGCGATTTCTTCTTCCTACTGGCGATGAAAGTCCCTATGTACGCCGTTCTCGCACTGCTTGCGTGGAAATTATCACCAACCAACATCAACATGCTCGACCAATGGATGGTAAACGCGATCTACGTTGGACTCGTGGTGCTTTACATTATCGACGCGAATCAGGTTTGGAAAGTCAACAAAACAATTTTCAAAAAGCCAGTGGAGCCTATTCATCAGTACAAATTCAAACAAGTTGCGGTTCTAAACGTGCTGTACTTTGCAACGTTTGGCTCTGAACTAGCCGTGATTTCAATGTTGCCACTGTTCTTTTCAGAAACATTTGAATTATCACCTGTTGTTGCAGGTATGGTGGCTTCGGCTTACGCCTTCATGAACCTGATGTCTCGTCCTGGCGGTGGCTTAATTTCAGATAAGTTTGGCCGCAAGCTCACACTGCTTATCCTAACGGCTGGTCTAGCGGTAGGTTACTTCCTGATGGGACAAGTAAACGAAAGCTGGCCTGTATGGGTAGCAGTAGCAGCGGCAATGGCATGCTCATTCTTTGTTCAAGCTGGTGAAGGCGCGGTATTTGCGACCGTTCCACTTATCAAGCGCCGAATGACTGGACAGATTGCGGGTATGACAGGTGCTTACGGCAATGTTGGCGCAGTGACTTACCTAACCATTTTATCTTTCGTTTCTTATCAAACGTTCTTCTACGTAATCGCCGCTACGGCGGTCGTTGGCTTCGTCGCTCTGATGTTTATGGAAGAGCCATCAGGTAAAATTGCAGAAGTTAACGAAGATGGCAGTGTGACACTTATCGACGTATCTAGCTAA
- the nirD gene encoding nitrite reductase small subunit NirD has translation MSNWISICESSAIAPNTGVCAKVDKKQIAVFFSQRTNSLHAISNYDPIGKANILSRGIVGCIDETLCVSSPLYKQHFCLETGQCIENPEYSLPIYEVRNNNGIIEIRQ, from the coding sequence ATGAGTAACTGGATATCAATCTGTGAATCATCGGCAATCGCACCCAACACAGGTGTCTGCGCAAAAGTAGATAAAAAACAAATCGCGGTGTTTTTCAGCCAGCGTACCAACTCTTTGCACGCCATTTCTAACTATGACCCGATTGGTAAGGCCAATATTTTATCGAGAGGCATTGTTGGCTGCATAGACGAAACATTGTGTGTGTCATCGCCGTTATACAAACAACATTTCTGCCTGGAAACGGGTCAATGCATTGAAAACCCAGAGTACAGCCTGCCGATTTATGAAGTAAGAAACAACAACGGCATCATTGAGATAAGACAGTAA
- the nirB gene encoding nitrite reductase large subunit NirB: protein MSKQKIIVVGNGMVGHKFIDTLIQSEQDNVEVVTFSEEPRLAYDRVQLTSYFTGNSVEDLALTSEGYYQSNGIKYLLNEKVSNVNPDTKEIVTSSGRVESYDKLVLATGSYPFVPPIPGNEKEFCHVYRTIEDLDEIERSSKASKVGVVIGGGLLGLEAANAIKNLGLETHVVEFAPRLMAVQLDQDGGDLLRRKIEALGVTVHTEKATTEIIDGNECRYRMNFADGTHIDTDMIVFSAGIRPQDELARNSTIEIGERGGIVINNHCQTNYEDIYAIGECALWEQRIFGLVAPGYQMAKVAAQHILGSEQAAQFTGADMSTKLKLMGVDVASIGEVHGQTAGALSYTYKDEIEQVYKRLIVSEDKKKIVGAVLVGDADAYGNLLQIRQNDLPLPENPSVLILPNVAEDESAGLGIDALPDSAVICSCFDVTKGSIKQAVAAGCTTMAALKETTNASTGCGGCSALAKQVLDSELEKLGVEVNNDICQHFAYSRQELSDLIRVNKIRTFDELLEKYGKGLGCEVCKPTAGSILASYWNDYILQDEHIELQDTNDIYLGNMQKDGTYSVVPRVAGGEITPEKLIVIGEVARDFDLYTKVTGGQRIDLFGAQLNDLPAIWQRLVDAGFETGHAYGKSVRTVKSCVGSTWCRYGVGNSVGFAIDLENRYKGLRSPHKLKFAVSGCTRECAEAQSKDIGVIATDKGWNLYVCGNGGMRPRHADLLATDLDDETLIKYVDRVLMFYIRTADRLQRTSVWLENLEGGLDYLKEVVIEDKLGLAEELEKSMKESLENYQCEWKTTLESPEKLRRFSHFINSPDRDESLQFVKVREQKFPKNTAEELAIEVVEVN from the coding sequence ATGAGCAAGCAAAAAATCATTGTGGTCGGTAACGGAATGGTTGGCCATAAGTTTATTGATACACTAATCCAGTCTGAGCAAGACAATGTTGAAGTCGTCACGTTTTCTGAGGAGCCTCGCCTCGCTTACGACCGTGTTCAACTGACTTCTTACTTTACTGGTAATAGCGTCGAAGACCTTGCGTTAACCAGCGAAGGTTACTACCAGTCAAATGGCATAAAATATTTGCTGAATGAGAAAGTAAGCAACGTCAATCCGGATACTAAAGAGATTGTTACCTCTTCAGGTCGTGTAGAAAGCTACGACAAATTGGTTCTCGCGACAGGGTCGTACCCGTTTGTCCCACCGATTCCTGGCAACGAAAAAGAGTTCTGCCATGTCTACAGAACCATCGAAGATCTGGACGAAATAGAACGCTCAAGTAAAGCGAGCAAAGTTGGCGTGGTGATTGGTGGCGGCCTTTTGGGTCTGGAAGCAGCAAATGCAATTAAAAACCTAGGGCTAGAAACGCATGTTGTCGAGTTTGCCCCACGTCTAATGGCGGTTCAGCTCGACCAAGATGGTGGTGACTTACTCCGCCGCAAGATTGAAGCACTGGGTGTTACCGTTCATACAGAAAAAGCCACCACCGAAATCATCGATGGAAATGAATGTCGCTACAGAATGAACTTCGCCGACGGTACTCATATTGATACTGACATGATCGTCTTTTCAGCTGGCATTCGCCCACAAGATGAGCTGGCGCGTAATAGCACGATAGAGATTGGAGAGCGTGGCGGTATTGTAATCAACAATCACTGCCAAACCAACTATGAAGATATCTATGCGATTGGTGAGTGCGCATTATGGGAACAACGTATCTTCGGATTAGTCGCACCAGGCTACCAAATGGCGAAAGTCGCGGCTCAACATATCCTTGGTTCAGAGCAAGCTGCACAATTCACTGGTGCCGATATGAGCACCAAACTGAAATTAATGGGTGTTGATGTTGCAAGCATTGGCGAAGTTCATGGCCAAACGGCTGGTGCGCTCTCTTACACCTATAAAGATGAGATTGAACAAGTCTATAAGCGCCTGATTGTTTCTGAAGACAAGAAAAAAATTGTTGGTGCGGTATTAGTGGGTGATGCAGATGCCTATGGAAACCTATTGCAGATTCGCCAAAACGATCTTCCGTTACCTGAGAACCCATCCGTATTAATCCTGCCTAACGTGGCTGAAGATGAATCTGCCGGGCTCGGTATTGACGCTCTGCCTGACAGTGCGGTCATCTGCTCGTGCTTCGATGTCACCAAAGGTTCAATTAAACAAGCGGTGGCTGCTGGCTGCACCACGATGGCGGCACTAAAAGAGACGACCAACGCGTCAACAGGCTGTGGCGGCTGTAGCGCTTTAGCTAAACAGGTACTCGACAGCGAGTTAGAAAAACTTGGCGTCGAAGTGAATAACGATATCTGCCAACACTTTGCGTATTCACGTCAGGAACTCAGTGATCTTATTCGTGTAAACAAAATCAGAACGTTCGATGAGTTGTTGGAAAAATATGGTAAAGGGCTGGGTTGTGAAGTCTGTAAACCTACCGCGGGTTCTATCTTAGCTTCCTACTGGAATGATTACATCTTGCAGGATGAACATATCGAGCTTCAGGATACCAACGATATCTATCTGGGTAACATGCAAAAAGATGGTACCTACTCTGTTGTACCACGAGTCGCTGGCGGCGAAATCACACCAGAAAAACTCATTGTTATTGGCGAAGTTGCGCGTGATTTTGATCTTTATACCAAAGTCACGGGAGGACAACGAATTGACCTGTTTGGTGCTCAACTCAACGACCTACCTGCAATATGGCAACGCCTGGTTGATGCAGGCTTTGAGACTGGCCACGCCTACGGTAAGTCGGTTCGTACCGTTAAGTCTTGCGTGGGCAGCACCTGGTGTCGCTACGGCGTAGGAAATAGCGTGGGCTTCGCTATCGATTTAGAAAATCGTTACAAAGGCCTTCGCTCCCCTCACAAGCTTAAATTTGCGGTATCCGGTTGTACTCGTGAATGTGCTGAAGCCCAATCAAAAGATATTGGCGTGATAGCAACAGACAAAGGATGGAACCTCTACGTGTGTGGTAACGGCGGTATGCGCCCACGTCACGCTGACCTTCTCGCTACGGATTTAGATGACGAAACACTGATTAAATATGTCGACCGAGTGCTTATGTTCTATATCCGCACAGCAGACAGACTGCAACGTACTTCCGTCTGGCTAGAGAACCTGGAGGGCGGCCTTGATTACCTCAAAGAAGTGGTTATTGAGGATAAGCTAGGGCTAGCCGAAGAACTTGAAAAATCGATGAAAGAGAGCCTGGAAAATTACCAGTGTGAATGGAAAACCACATTGGAATCTCCTGAAAAACTGCGTCGATTCAGCCACTTTATCAACAGCCCTGATCGTGATGAATCACTTCAGTTCGTCAAAGTAAGAGAACAGAAGTTCCCGAAAAACACAGCTGAAGAGCTTGCTATCGAAGTGGTCGAAGTTAACTGA
- the cobA gene encoding uroporphyrinogen-III C-methyltransferase, producing the protein MNTEHSVIGSVSLVGAGPGDPDLLTVKALKAIERADVIVYDNLVSEDVRALFPVHCKLVYVGKAKGCHSYKQEEINQLIANFALDAKNVCRVKGGDSFVFGRGGEEMLFLTKLGINVSVVPGITAASGCSTYSNIPLTHRGLAQGCTFITAHADKKLEINWSALAQLNQTLVIYMGLTKAPLIQEQLISSGMNSDKPVAIIENGCTPQQRTIVGQLSDLSELISRHSIKSPALIVIGDVVSVANQMDWLQQLNNKNTEALSESRLLKSA; encoded by the coding sequence ATGAATACAGAACATTCAGTTATTGGAAGCGTATCACTGGTAGGGGCTGGTCCTGGCGATCCAGACCTACTTACCGTTAAAGCACTTAAAGCGATTGAGCGTGCCGATGTCATCGTATACGACAACTTAGTCAGTGAAGATGTGCGAGCGCTGTTTCCTGTTCATTGCAAGCTCGTCTATGTCGGCAAAGCAAAAGGTTGCCATAGCTATAAACAAGAAGAAATAAACCAACTGATTGCCAATTTTGCTTTGGATGCAAAAAACGTCTGTCGTGTTAAAGGTGGAGACTCATTCGTTTTTGGACGTGGTGGAGAAGAAATGCTTTTTCTCACCAAACTGGGAATTAATGTCAGCGTGGTTCCGGGCATTACCGCTGCTTCAGGGTGTTCAACTTACTCCAACATCCCCCTAACCCACCGAGGCTTAGCGCAGGGGTGCACCTTTATCACCGCTCACGCTGATAAGAAGCTTGAGATTAACTGGTCTGCATTGGCTCAGCTCAACCAAACTCTGGTCATTTATATGGGTTTGACCAAAGCGCCACTCATACAAGAGCAGTTGATCAGTTCAGGTATGAACTCAGATAAACCAGTCGCAATTATTGAAAACGGTTGTACGCCACAGCAAAGAACGATCGTTGGTCAGCTATCGGATCTCTCCGAACTGATATCACGTCACTCAATAAAGTCTCCAGCATTAATCGTAATCGGTGACGTTGTTTCTGTGGCGAATCAAATGGACTGGTTACAGCAGCTTAATAACAAAAATACGGAAGCACTTTCCGAGTCACGTTTACTCAAAAGCGCCTAA
- a CDS encoding nitrate reductase, which translates to MSEGWIKSTCAYCGVGCGIEARPMSNGLLEVRGDKEHPSNFGKLCTKGIALGDTVIHDGRLLTPKLRSEAGDWCDTDWDNALSRVAKGFADTVEKYGPDSVAFYVSGQLLTEDYYVANKLIKGFLGTANIDSNSRLCMASTVVGHKRAFGMDTVPVCYEDLEKTDLVILVGSNLAWCHPVLFQRLRAAKQTNANLKVIVIDPRRNESCEIADLHLAINPGSDVSLFNGLLVHLGEHNKMDHSFIGSSTNGFSDAYQSALNDADVSNTTGIDIASLEQFYEYFAQTEKVITIYSQGVNQSSQGSDKVNSIINCHLATGKIGKEGAGPFSVTGQPNAMGGREVGALANTLTAHMEFNRPDDIENLEAFWQTDSLAKKPGLKAIDMFDAIHRGEIKAVWIMATNPIVSLPDSDKIKQALENCPLVVVSDCIEQTATTAYADILLPAQGWSEKSGTVTNSERRISRQRRLLASPGLAKPDWWIISQVAQRIGFKDAFDYLHEGEIFREYAQLTTVGNLGHENEMTKQRDLSLAGLTEITDSEYNTLSPQQWPVEQKQQEVVHQRMFTDRRYFTDDHRANFIAVKHLPPQATTSKVFPLVLNTGRSRDQWHTMTRTGLSTRLAEHASEPYVLLHPKTAMQYDISDGEMVTVFNSHGECVVKAMISDSMKPGELFVPIHWNEITGPLSKPCALVDARTDNLSGQPEFKYTPVDIKHYDVQTSATVLVREAIAFDHVGYVARQKVEGGYLYRIRTPMEMTDLQDKIESLLTQTRLVDKQISRDDPLIKGMVTVIEKKVASIYKLTKGEPSLDEVQALSELFNKSVDDDCSLHALMGD; encoded by the coding sequence ATGAGCGAAGGATGGATCAAATCAACGTGTGCTTATTGTGGCGTAGGGTGTGGAATTGAAGCCAGACCAATGTCAAATGGACTATTAGAAGTTCGTGGCGACAAAGAGCACCCCTCAAATTTCGGTAAGTTATGTACTAAAGGTATTGCTTTGGGAGATACCGTGATACATGACGGTCGCTTATTGACTCCAAAACTTAGATCAGAAGCAGGTGACTGGTGTGACACTGACTGGGACAATGCGCTATCTCGCGTAGCAAAAGGTTTCGCTGATACGGTTGAAAAATATGGTCCGGACTCTGTCGCATTTTATGTCTCGGGCCAGCTCTTGACAGAAGACTACTATGTGGCGAACAAACTGATAAAAGGCTTTCTCGGCACCGCGAATATAGATAGTAACTCGCGCTTATGCATGGCTTCCACGGTTGTCGGACACAAACGTGCTTTCGGGATGGATACCGTTCCGGTCTGTTATGAGGACCTTGAGAAAACGGACTTGGTGATATTGGTTGGTTCTAACCTGGCTTGGTGCCATCCCGTACTATTTCAGCGCTTAAGAGCCGCTAAGCAAACCAACGCTAATCTTAAAGTTATTGTCATCGATCCGCGTCGAAATGAGTCTTGTGAAATTGCAGACCTTCACTTAGCGATTAATCCGGGTTCGGATGTCTCACTATTTAATGGTTTATTGGTGCATCTCGGTGAACATAATAAAATGGATCATTCGTTTATTGGTTCATCGACAAATGGTTTCAGTGATGCCTACCAGTCAGCATTAAATGATGCAGATGTGAGTAATACGACTGGGATTGATATTGCTTCGCTTGAGCAATTCTATGAATATTTTGCTCAAACAGAAAAAGTCATCACGATATATTCCCAAGGGGTGAACCAGTCCTCTCAGGGCTCTGACAAAGTGAACAGCATTATTAATTGTCACTTGGCTACCGGAAAAATAGGCAAAGAAGGGGCTGGTCCATTTTCCGTTACAGGGCAACCAAACGCGATGGGAGGTCGGGAAGTCGGTGCTCTGGCGAACACGCTAACCGCACATATGGAGTTTAATCGTCCTGATGATATTGAGAACCTTGAAGCGTTCTGGCAAACCGACTCCTTAGCGAAGAAGCCAGGATTAAAAGCTATTGATATGTTTGATGCCATTCATCGCGGCGAGATTAAAGCCGTTTGGATCATGGCGACAAACCCGATAGTCAGTCTTCCTGACAGCGATAAGATTAAGCAAGCATTGGAAAACTGTCCTTTAGTGGTGGTTTCCGACTGTATTGAGCAGACTGCTACAACAGCTTACGCTGACATTCTATTACCGGCGCAAGGCTGGAGCGAAAAATCGGGTACAGTGACAAACTCTGAACGTCGTATCTCTCGTCAACGTCGACTTCTGGCCAGTCCGGGGTTAGCGAAGCCAGATTGGTGGATTATTTCTCAAGTCGCACAACGAATTGGCTTTAAAGACGCGTTTGACTACTTACATGAGGGAGAAATATTCAGAGAGTATGCCCAACTGACAACAGTAGGTAACCTTGGCCACGAAAATGAAATGACCAAACAAAGAGACCTGAGTTTGGCTGGCCTTACTGAAATAACGGACTCTGAATATAACACGCTGTCTCCACAGCAGTGGCCTGTAGAGCAGAAACAGCAGGAGGTTGTTCATCAGAGAATGTTTACAGATCGTCGTTACTTTACAGACGACCATCGCGCCAACTTTATTGCGGTAAAACATCTACCACCGCAAGCAACAACATCCAAAGTTTTCCCGTTAGTGCTGAACACCGGCAGAAGTCGAGATCAGTGGCACACCATGACGCGAACCGGGTTATCGACTCGTTTGGCAGAGCATGCCAGTGAGCCGTACGTGTTGCTACATCCCAAAACGGCGATGCAATATGACATTAGTGACGGTGAGATGGTCACTGTGTTCAATTCACACGGTGAGTGCGTCGTTAAAGCAATGATTAGCGACTCGATGAAGCCAGGAGAATTGTTTGTTCCTATTCACTGGAATGAAATTACGGGTCCGTTAAGTAAGCCTTGTGCTTTGGTTGATGCTCGGACGGATAATTTATCTGGCCAACCAGAATTCAAATATACCCCCGTTGATATTAAGCACTATGACGTTCAAACCAGTGCCACTGTATTGGTGAGAGAGGCTATTGCTTTCGATCATGTCGGGTATGTCGCCAGACAAAAAGTCGAGGGTGGATATCTGTATCGAATCCGTACACCAATGGAGATGACGGATCTTCAGGACAAAATAGAGTCACTGTTAACGCAAACCCGACTGGTAGATAAGCAGATTTCCAGAGACGATCCATTAATAAAAGGGATGGTCACTGTTATAGAGAAGAAAGTCGCCTCTATATATAAGCTGACGAAAGGTGAGCCAAGCTTAGATGAAGTCCAAGCGTTGAGTGAGTTGTTCAATAAGAGTGTCGACGATGATTGTTCTCTGCATGCCTTAATGGGAGATTAG